Below is a genomic region from Pirellulales bacterium.
GGGTTGCCGCAGATGAGCGTTTTAACTTTTTCGTGTAATGCAAGTCTATCGTGTCCTGAATTAATGGGCAATTACTCGTGAAACTGCCAATAATCGCATAACATTTGAGTTTTTTTGCGATTTACCGCAATCTGCAATGGGGACGCTTTACATTCTTTGTGGATCAACTAGTATGAAAAGTGAGGCGGGTCAAACCGCATCGCCCTTTGCAAGTTCCTGCCCCACTTGCAAGGGGTTTTTTTATGCACGGTTTTCATATAGCCCGTTGCCATTCGCCGATCGTCAGCATTTATGCACGTGATGATAGGTCGAAAGCAAATTAATTTTACTTATTGCAATGAGCTGGCGAGAAGGATGATTCTTACTCAAATGACCTTTATGTAACATCTTTAGCCGCAAAGAGTGGACATATTTATCTAAATTACGGCTGTTTCGCGTTAGTCTCATTTTGTGGCAAGAATCAACTCTTACGCTAGAATTCTGCGGTCGCTTGACGCAACTCTTGGAAAAGCATTAGGATACAAGCGATTTACATTGGCCGTCCCCGACGACTGCTTTCCAGGTCCGGGAGCCTATTTTCCCTGTGTCGTCGCATTTTTTTGTTGCGGGAGACATTGTGACAAGATTCACAAAGTAACCCAAGGCTCAGTGGAAAGATGCGCGCGGATCCCTTTTGATCTGGAACGGCATTCGTGGCTCGTGCCGATTGTGACTTTGTGATTTTATCAATGACCTTCCCGGACCTTCCCGCCTATCGTGTGATGACCTGATCATGGAGCAGATCCTCCCTATTTTTTTGTTTATTGTGATTGCGGCGGGATTGGCCGTGTCCATGTTAACGGTCGGCAGTTTGGTCGGTCCCGCGCGTAACAGCCGAATGAAGGAGATGCCCTATGAAAGCGGCATGGATCCAATTCATGACACGCGGCGACGATTTGATATTCACTTTCATTTGGTGGCCATCGCGTTTTTAATTTTTGACGTGGAATTGCTCTTTTTGTATCCCTGGGCGGTAGCCAGCCGCAACCCGGCGGGAATTCCTTTGGCGGTGGAAAATGGCTGGGTCGAGAGCCGGGGGTTGGTCTTTGGCGAAGTCATGGTTTTTATTGCCTTATTAACGCTGGGATTTGTCTATGCCTGGCGCAAGGGGGTGTTCCGATGGCGCTAGAGTTACCGGAAAATGTGGTCATTAGCAAACTAGATGCCCTGGCCAGTTGGTGTCGCAAGAACAGCCTGTGGCCGATGCCCTTTGCCACGGCCTGCTGCGGCATCGAACTGATGGCGACCGGCGCCAGCAAGCACGATTTGGCCCGGTTTGGAGCGGAGGTTTTTCGGTTTAGCCCACGCCAGTGCGATCTGATGATCGTGGCGGGAAGGGTCGTCATGAAAATGCTGCCCGTCCTGCAGCGTATTTGGTCGCAAATGCACGAACCGAAATGGTGCATCAGCATGGGGGCCTGCGCCAGCACGGGAGGGGTGTTTGACACCTACAGCGTAGTTCAAGGGATCGACCGTTTTTTGCCGGTCGACATGTACGTCCCCGGCTGTCCCCCCCGCCCGGAACAATTGATTCAGTCGATTATTGATTTACAGGACAAAATCCAGCGCGAGGGGACGATTAGCGGACGGGAATTTACCACCGCCGCGCGTCAACAGCCCAAGCGGGCACTGGTTGAGGTGGCCGCCGCCTCGCAACTGGACAGTGCGCGGAATCCAGTTTTTTAATGAGAGGCCGGTCGGGGGCAGGGCGGTTTGGGTAGAGGCGCTAGCCCGACAACGGGAAAAGTCCCGCTCCACGGAGAAGGCCGGGCTTTCCATTTAATTGTAGAACTTTTCTGATGGTAAACACGATGCCTATGGCCAGTCCGGGGACGATAACCGCATTAACAGCCAAATTTCCCCTGGTGATTAAAAGCGAGTTTCGCGGCGAAACCCGGGTGGTTTTGCCCGTGGAGCAATTGCTAGAGATCATGGGTTTTTTGAAAGGGGAATTGGGTTTTGACTATTTGGTCGACATTACTTGCGTGGATTATTTGAACTATCGCGACGCACGCGACCGCTTTGGCCTGGTGTATTTACTCAGTAATATTAGCGCCAACGAGCGATTAACGGCGCGGGTGTACCTGAACGAGCCAAATTTGACCGTCCCCAGCGTGGTGCCATTGTGGGAGGGGGCGAATTGGCTGGAACGAGAAGTTTATGACATGTTCGGGATTGTGTTTGACGGGCATCCGGACTTGCGGCGGATTCTTTGTCCCGAGGAGTTCACGGCCTACCCCCTGAGAAAAGATTATCCCATGCAGGGTCGCGGAGAGCGGCACAACTTTATGCGCTTGGGACGGGATGAAACCTGAGGGGAATGCAGAAGTAAAAATGCAGAATGCAGAATTTTTGAAGCAGACTTATTTCCAGTTTTAGATTCATGCGAGCAACAATCATGCAAAAATCGACTCAAAACCATGATTTGCAAGTCCGCACCAAGCACTTGGCTTTGCGGATTATGACGCTATATACCGCACTTCCTAAAACCACGATCGCTGATGTGTTAGGCAAGCAAGTTTTACGCAGCGGCACATCCGTGGGCGCGCAATTTCGCGAGGCGTGCCGCGCTCGCAGTCGGGCGGAATTTGTAAGCAAGCTTAATAGCTCTCTGCAGGAATTGGATGAAACCGGATATTGGTTGGAATTGTTAGTGGAGGGCAAAATTGTCAAAGAAACGAAATTGTCCTTATTGATTCAAGAAGTGGAGGAATTGACCGCCATCTTTGTGAAATCGATAAAAACCGCGAAATACACCAGTTAAGTTACCTTTACTTGTATTTCTTCGCCATTCTGCATTCATCATTCATCATTCTGCATTTGCCCCATGCCTTCCCTTGCCACGCCTCCCGCGACCCAAAACCTGGCCCATGACGAGCCGGTGGATTATTTGTGGACCTTGAATTTTGGGCCACAGCATCCGGCGACGCATACCACGTTGCGATTGGTCATCAAGCTGGATGGCGAGCGCGTGGTGGACGCCATGCCGGATATCGGCTATTTGCATTCCGGGTTTGAAAAGATTGGCGAGCACCTGGACTACAATCAGTATGTGACCATCACCGATCGGATGAATTACATTTCACCGGTGGCGAATGGAATCGCGTGGCATAGCGCGGTCGAAAAACTGCTGGGAATCGAGATCACCCCCCGCTGCCGCTACATTCGCACGATTCTGGCGGAATTGGCGCGGATCAGCGATCATTTGCTATGCAACGGCGCGGTGGGGTTGGACACGGGGGCGTTCACGTTTTTCTTGTACGCGTTTAACCAACGCGAAGTGATCTACGATATCCAGGAAACGCTCTCCGGCCAACGTTTTCATCCCAGTTACACCCGGGTGGGTGGTTTGATGTACGATATGACCCCCCTGGTTGTGGAAAAAATTCGCAAGTTTTGCCGCGAGTTTCCCAAAACCCTGGAGGACATGGAAAAGCTGCTCAATCGCAACAAGATTTTTCATGATCGCACGCGCGGCGTGGGCGTGCTGACCAAGGAGCAGGCGATTAATCGCAGCGCCAGCGGACCAATCGCGCGGGCCAGCGGCGTGACCCGGGACCTGCGCAAGGACGAACCGTATTTGGCGTATCCGGATTTTGATTTTAAAATATGCTGCGCGACGGCGGGGGACTGCTTTAGCCGCTACTTGGTTCGGATGGCCGAGATGCGGGAGAGCCTGCGGATTATCAAAGCCGCCATTGAAAATATTCCCCCCGGCCCCCACAGCGTGGCCCCGGGCGAACGCACGACTTTACCCGAGAAACGCATGGTGTACTCCACCATCGAGGGGACGATCTCGCATTTTGAGTTGGTCATGAGCAACCGCGGCTTTGAAGTTCCGCGGGAGGAAGTTTACGCGGCCAACGAGACGGCGAACGGCGAATTGGGCTTTTATATCTCAGGGGACGGTACCGATGTCGCCTACCGGGCGCGCACCCGACCCCCCAGCTACATCCACTTTGCCATGTTTCCCCATTTGATCCGGGGTCATACGTTGTCCGACATCGTGGCGGTGCTGGGCAGTTTGAACATCATCGCGGCGGAACTGGATCGGTAGTATATCATGGTCAAAATTGAAGGCAGTTCGCCGCTTGAAAAATTTGAAAAACGATTCTTCAAAAATGAATCGCATCATGTTGTGTTTAGTTTGTACGCAAGAAGCATTCAATCAACGGACATATTAGAATTCTGTCAAGACTATGTGGAGTGTGTTGATTACTGGAGAGAAGGATTGTGTCAAGTTTAGCCAAAAGTGAGTGCCAGTTCACAATAACAGATTGTTAGCCGAGTTCGCGCGTATGAAGATTTGCACGCTTACATCGACACTACTGATTATGGGATTCCTCAGCTTGCTCGGTTGCTCGAAACTCAACGACGCGCCGCAGGAACAGCAGAAGGTGTCGGCATTGTCACAGGCAGACGTTGAGCGCCTCGACAAGCAGCGAGCCATCATCACGCAATTTGTGGCGGACGAGGATTCGAGAGCCAAATATCAGAAGGTCGCAGGCAAGCTCGGCACTTTACAAGCGATTCTCAACCAGAAGGAGTTCCAGCCGTCACAAACCTACGAGCTTCAGTGTATGGGCGCAGTTCTCGGAGACGCATTTGTTCAGGAGATGGGGATGGAGTGGGTCATGGTCGAGGACGAGCATGGCACTGACCCAGCAGTGCGATTGCCAGGCACGACCATTATCATTTTCCCGCTCACGATGATTTCCAAGCGAGTCGAGCGGGGCGAGACTTTTGACGTTTTCGACCTATTCAACGGAATTGCAGACAAGATTGATCAGCTCAAGAAGACAGCAGATAAAACAAAATGAAGGAGTAGGCTAACAAGGGCGCTGCAGCGATCCGCCACCCCGCTGCGCAGGCGGGCGGTTAAGATAATTTGGCCGTGCGTGTTGCAGCCGACCGGGCGTTTCCAGCGGCGGTCACTGAGCTTGGGCGTTGATTGTGAGTACCTACCTTATTGAGTGTGAAAACCTACATGAAAAAAATGAGATAAATTTTGCCGTCGCATTTTGCTTTCGATCTATTACTTGCTGAATTAGAGTTCCGATTTATGTCGAACACAGACTTTCAACTCCTCACCCCCGACATGGTCGCCGCCATCACGGCCTTGTTTCCGCGCTATCCCAACAAACGCGCGGTCACGCTGCCGGCCATCCATATCGTCAACGACCAGCTCCGCTACGTCCCCCCCCGCGCCGTGGTCGAGATCGCCCAGGTGCTGGAACTCGCCCCCGCCGAAGTCCAGGACACCCTCTCCTTTTACGGCATCTTCAAGCAGGACCAGCCCCACGGACTGACCCGCGCGTGGGTGTGTCGCTCGGTCAGTTGCATGCTGCGCGGCGGCTACGACATCCTCGACCATTTGTGCCACCGCGCGGGCGTTCACCCCGGAGAATGCACACCCGATGGCAAACTGACCGTCGAATTCTCCGAATGCCTGGGCGCTTGTGAATACGCTCCCTGCATGCTTGCTAACCAAGACTTGCACAAGGATGTCACCCCCGAAAAAATCGACAGCTTTTTGGACCAACTTGGTGTTGCCGCCCAGCCGCCAGCCGCACACGCCTAAGTTCACGTACAACTAATGCCATTCCATACCATTATTAATCCGTCTTATGCCAAAATTTGAACCAGTTCTCATGGCCAATATGGGCCTACCCGATAGCCACACGCTGGCGGTGTATGAGTCCCGCGGCGGGTACGGGGCCTTGCGCAAGGCCATCCAGGAATTATCTCCTGAACAAGTGGTGGAAACCGTCAAAGCCAGCGGCCTGCGCGGGCGGGGCGGAGCGGGATTTCCCACCGGACTTAAATGGACCTTTTTGCCCAAGAATCACCCCGGGCCGATCTATTTATTGATCAATGCCGATGAAAGCGAGCCGGGGACGTTTAATAATCGGTATTTGATGGAACTTGACCCGCATCAGGTGATCGAGGGAACAATCCTCAGTTGCTACGCGACAAAGGCCACAACCGCCTACATTTACTTGCGGTACGAGTATCCGCTTTGTTGGCAGCGGCTGCAAAGCGCGCTGGATGAATGCTACGCCAAGGGGTATCTGGGCAAGAACATCCTGGGGAGCGAATTCTCGCTGGATATTTATTTGCACAAGGGGGCGGGTGCCTACATCTGTGGCGAGGAGACGGGGTTGATTGAATCGCTCGAGGGAAAACGGGCGTGGCCACGAATCAAGCCCCCATTTCCCGCGATCGAGGGGGTCTTTCGCAAACCGACGGTCGTTAATAATGTCGAAACCGTCGCTTGCGTTACACACATTATCAATCGCGGGGTGGACTGGTTTAAATCGATCGGTGTGCCCGCCAATCCTAATGTTAAAAACGACGCCGGCAGCTATGGACCAAAGCTGTATTGCCTGAGCGGACATATTAATAAACCCGGCTGTTACGAAGCCCCGCTGGGAATCACCTGCCGCGAACTGATTGACGAATATGGCGGCGGCATCTGGAAAGGACGCAAGGGCAAGGCCGCCATTCCCGGCGGAATCAGTATGGGCATCCTCAGCGAGCCGGAATTTGACACCCCGCTCGACTTTGGCTCCTTGGGTAAGGTGGGCTGCCTGGGCCTGGGGACCGCCGCTGTGGTCGTCATGGATGAAACCACGTCGATGGTGGACTTTTTGCACAATAGCTGCCAGTTTTTTAAACACGAAAGTTGCGGCCAATGCACTCCCTGTCGCGAGGGGACCGCCTGGGGGATGGGCATGCTGTCGCGGATCAAAGCGGGCCAGGGACGACTGCGGGATTTGGATTTGCTACTGGAAATTGGCGACACCATTGGCATCACACACGGAACAACGATTTGCGGATTGTCGGACGGGGCGGCCTGGCCGATTAAAAACGCGATTCGCAAATTCAAAGGAGAGTTCGAGGATTACATCAAACGCACCAACCCCCGTGGTTACGCCGAGACCCAGCCCGTGCCAGCCCTCGCGCTGGCGCATTAGTAAGTTAAAGATTAATTATTTGTTAGGGATGATTCATGTCTGTCACATTGACAAATCGATTGAACTTGGCCACCACCGACACAATATTACGTGAGTTAACCACCATGACACGTGATATTGTATCTGGCGGTGATCCTACCCTGACCGCATTTCGTGAGCAAGCGGAGGTGTTGGGCGCGAATCCGGTCATCGTGGGCGGAGTGGCCGTGATTCATCATGGCTACCGGCGCACAACAGAAGACAGGGATGTTTTGTTGCTTCATCGAGAGGCAGAGGCCTTGGCTAATCACCTGATGGATGCACCTAATTGGGAAAGAGTGGAAATACGGCAATACGCATTTCTTTATCATCCCACGGGAATTCATGTGGATTTTTTAGTTTCCGGACACTTGATGCAGCTAGGCCGTCCCTATTTTTTTCCTGGTACGCATCAAATCGATGTTTCCGGTGAGGTTGCGGGGATTCCGGTGATTGGATTACAGGATTTGATTTGGCTCAAGCTGGTGGCGGGTAGAATGCAAGATTTGGCTGATATTATGGAACTTTGCAAACGTCATTTACCCAACATCGACATAGCA
It encodes:
- the ndhC gene encoding NADH-quinone oxidoreductase subunit A; translated protein: MEQILPIFLFIVIAAGLAVSMLTVGSLVGPARNSRMKEMPYESGMDPIHDTRRRFDIHFHLVAIAFLIFDVELLFLYPWAVASRNPAGIPLAVENGWVESRGLVFGEVMVFIALLTLGFVYAWRKGVFRWR
- the nuoB gene encoding NADH-quinone oxidoreductase subunit NuoB, which produces MALELPENVVISKLDALASWCRKNSLWPMPFATACCGIELMATGASKHDLARFGAEVFRFSPRQCDLMIVAGRVVMKMLPVLQRIWSQMHEPKWCISMGACASTGGVFDTYSVVQGIDRFLPVDMYVPGCPPRPEQLIQSIIDLQDKIQREGTISGREFTTAARQQPKRALVEVAAASQLDSARNPVF
- a CDS encoding NADH-quinone oxidoreductase subunit C, whose amino-acid sequence is MPMASPGTITALTAKFPLVIKSEFRGETRVVLPVEQLLEIMGFLKGELGFDYLVDITCVDYLNYRDARDRFGLVYLLSNISANERLTARVYLNEPNLTVPSVVPLWEGANWLEREVYDMFGIVFDGHPDLRRILCPEEFTAYPLRKDYPMQGRGERHNFMRLGRDET
- a CDS encoding four helix bundle protein produces the protein MQKSTQNHDLQVRTKHLALRIMTLYTALPKTTIADVLGKQVLRSGTSVGAQFREACRARSRAEFVSKLNSSLQELDETGYWLELLVEGKIVKETKLSLLIQEVEELTAIFVKSIKTAKYTS
- a CDS encoding NADH-quinone oxidoreductase subunit D, with the protein product MPSLATPPATQNLAHDEPVDYLWTLNFGPQHPATHTTLRLVIKLDGERVVDAMPDIGYLHSGFEKIGEHLDYNQYVTITDRMNYISPVANGIAWHSAVEKLLGIEITPRCRYIRTILAELARISDHLLCNGAVGLDTGAFTFFLYAFNQREVIYDIQETLSGQRFHPSYTRVGGLMYDMTPLVVEKIRKFCREFPKTLEDMEKLLNRNKIFHDRTRGVGVLTKEQAINRSASGPIARASGVTRDLRKDEPYLAYPDFDFKICCATAGDCFSRYLVRMAEMRESLRIIKAAIENIPPGPHSVAPGERTTLPEKRMVYSTIEGTISHFELVMSNRGFEVPREEVYAANETANGELGFYISGDGTDVAYRARTRPPSYIHFAMFPHLIRGHTLSDIVAVLGSLNIIAAELDR
- a CDS encoding DUF3806 domain-containing protein; the encoded protein is MKICTLTSTLLIMGFLSLLGCSKLNDAPQEQQKVSALSQADVERLDKQRAIITQFVADEDSRAKYQKVAGKLGTLQAILNQKEFQPSQTYELQCMGAVLGDAFVQEMGMEWVMVEDEHGTDPAVRLPGTTIIIFPLTMISKRVERGETFDVFDLFNGIADKIDQLKKTADKTK
- a CDS encoding NAD(P)H-dependent oxidoreductase subunit E → MSNTDFQLLTPDMVAAITALFPRYPNKRAVTLPAIHIVNDQLRYVPPRAVVEIAQVLELAPAEVQDTLSFYGIFKQDQPHGLTRAWVCRSVSCMLRGGYDILDHLCHRAGVHPGECTPDGKLTVEFSECLGACEYAPCMLANQDLHKDVTPEKIDSFLDQLGVAAQPPAAHA
- the nuoF gene encoding NADH-quinone oxidoreductase subunit NuoF, translated to MPKFEPVLMANMGLPDSHTLAVYESRGGYGALRKAIQELSPEQVVETVKASGLRGRGGAGFPTGLKWTFLPKNHPGPIYLLINADESEPGTFNNRYLMELDPHQVIEGTILSCYATKATTAYIYLRYEYPLCWQRLQSALDECYAKGYLGKNILGSEFSLDIYLHKGAGAYICGEETGLIESLEGKRAWPRIKPPFPAIEGVFRKPTVVNNVETVACVTHIINRGVDWFKSIGVPANPNVKNDAGSYGPKLYCLSGHINKPGCYEAPLGITCRELIDEYGGGIWKGRKGKAAIPGGISMGILSEPEFDTPLDFGSLGKVGCLGLGTAAVVVMDETTSMVDFLHNSCQFFKHESCGQCTPCREGTAWGMGMLSRIKAGQGRLRDLDLLLEIGDTIGITHGTTICGLSDGAAWPIKNAIRKFKGEFEDYIKRTNPRGYAETQPVPALALAH
- a CDS encoding nucleotidyl transferase AbiEii/AbiGii toxin family protein, coding for MSVTLTNRLNLATTDTILRELTTMTRDIVSGGDPTLTAFREQAEVLGANPVIVGGVAVIHHGYRRTTEDRDVLLLHREAEALANHLMDAPNWERVEIRQYAFLYHPTGIHVDFLVSGHLMQLGRPYFFPGTHQIDVSGEVAGIPVIGLQDLIWLKLVAGRMQDLADIMELCKRHLPNIDIARILQYLQKEDDDLREKLLDIINRVPIELAGEKRLGQDHPES